A stretch of Myceligenerans xiligouense DNA encodes these proteins:
- the hemQ gene encoding hydrogen peroxide-dependent heme synthase, translating to MSDSIRPGATPGNHHVHGDTGHDVDADAINATIRYTMFSVFSLTETLPQDEGERKALVAEAEDAAWGDQGTTTDAGRDSTQADGDLVVRGWYDVGGLRSDADLMLWTHGPTIEAVQGAYQRLRATTLGRYLEPVWSVAALHRPAEFNRGHVPAFLAGEQPRDYLCVYPFVRSYDWYLLPDDERRTMLRDHGMAAAGYKDVRANTVSAFALGDYEWILAFEADELHRIVDLMRDLRATEARRHVREETPFFTGPRTTLPDWAARQPLS from the coding sequence GTGAGCGACAGCATCCGGCCCGGCGCGACGCCGGGCAACCATCACGTCCACGGCGACACGGGGCACGACGTCGACGCGGACGCCATCAACGCGACCATCCGCTACACCATGTTCTCGGTGTTCAGCCTCACCGAGACGCTCCCTCAGGACGAGGGCGAGCGCAAGGCCCTCGTCGCCGAGGCCGAGGACGCGGCCTGGGGCGATCAGGGGACGACGACGGACGCCGGCCGGGACAGCACGCAGGCGGACGGGGACCTGGTGGTGCGCGGCTGGTACGACGTGGGCGGGCTCCGCTCCGACGCCGACCTCATGCTGTGGACGCACGGTCCGACGATCGAGGCCGTGCAGGGCGCCTACCAGCGGCTGCGCGCCACGACGCTCGGGCGGTACCTGGAGCCGGTGTGGTCCGTGGCGGCGCTGCACCGCCCCGCGGAGTTCAACCGCGGGCACGTGCCGGCGTTCCTGGCGGGTGAGCAGCCGCGCGACTACCTGTGCGTGTACCCGTTCGTGCGGTCCTACGACTGGTACCTGCTGCCCGACGACGAGCGCCGCACCATGCTGCGCGACCACGGCATGGCGGCCGCCGGGTACAAGGACGTGCGCGCCAACACGGTCTCCGCGTTCGCGCTGGGCGACTACGAGTGGATCCTCGCCTTCGAGGCGGACGAGCTGCACCGCATCGTGGACCTCATGCGCGATCTGCGCGCCACCGAGGCCCGCCGCCACGTCCGCGAGGAGACCCCGTTCTTCACCGGCCCTCGCACCACCCTCCCTGACTGGGCGGCCCGCCAACCCCTGAGCTGA
- the ald gene encoding alanine dehydrogenase, translated as MKIGTPTEIKNNENRVGITPAGAHELVRRGHQVLVQAGAGAGSGFTDEAYHVAGAVTLATADEVWADSDLVVKVKEPVEPEYGRLRGDQVLFTYLHLAASEPCTRALLDAGTTAVAYETVQLPDRSLPLLAPMSEVAGRLSIQAGGYHLMSATGGAGVLMGGVPGTPEAKVLVIGGGVAGEHAAANALGMGADVTVVDISIPRLRELDHRFDGKLHTRHSTQYEIAEQVQQADLVIGSVLVPGAAAPKLVTDQMVKAAKPGTVFVDIAIDQGGCFEGSHPTTHDDPTYPVHDALYYCVANMPGAVPQTSTRALTNATLPYVVALADQGWEAALAANPSLAKGLSTHAGELRSEEVADALGLPHA; from the coding sequence ATGAAGATCGGAACACCCACCGAAATCAAGAACAACGAGAACCGCGTCGGCATCACCCCCGCCGGCGCGCACGAGCTCGTTCGCCGCGGCCACCAGGTCCTCGTCCAGGCGGGCGCCGGCGCCGGCTCGGGCTTCACCGACGAGGCCTATCACGTGGCCGGGGCCGTCACGCTCGCGACCGCCGACGAGGTATGGGCGGACTCGGACCTGGTGGTCAAGGTCAAGGAGCCGGTCGAGCCGGAGTACGGCCGCCTCCGCGGGGACCAGGTGCTGTTCACGTACCTGCACCTGGCGGCGTCGGAGCCGTGCACCCGCGCCCTGCTCGACGCCGGCACGACCGCCGTCGCGTACGAGACCGTCCAGCTCCCCGACCGATCCCTCCCGCTGCTCGCGCCGATGAGCGAGGTGGCCGGCCGGCTGTCCATCCAGGCGGGCGGCTACCACCTGATGAGCGCGACCGGTGGCGCCGGTGTCCTGATGGGCGGCGTCCCGGGCACTCCCGAGGCGAAGGTGCTGGTGATCGGCGGCGGCGTGGCCGGCGAGCACGCGGCGGCGAACGCCCTGGGCATGGGCGCGGACGTGACCGTCGTCGACATCTCGATCCCGCGCCTGCGGGAGCTCGACCACCGCTTCGACGGAAAGCTGCACACCCGGCACTCCACCCAGTACGAGATCGCCGAGCAGGTGCAACAGGCCGACCTCGTCATCGGTTCCGTCCTGGTGCCGGGCGCCGCCGCGCCCAAGCTGGTCACCGACCAGATGGTGAAGGCGGCGAAGCCGGGCACCGTGTTCGTGGACATCGCCATCGACCAGGGCGGCTGCTTCGAGGGCTCCCACCCGACCACGCACGACGACCCGACGTACCCCGTGCACGACGCCCTGTACTACTGCGTCGCCAACATGCCCGGCGCGGTGCCGCAGACCTCCACGCGGGCGCTGACCAACGCGACCCTGCCGTATGTCGTCGCGCTCGCGGACCAGGGCTGGGAGGCCGCGCTGGCCGCGAACCCGTCCCTCGCCAAAGGGCTGAGCACCCACGCGGGCGAGCTCCGCAGCGAGGAGGTGGCGGACGCGCTCGGCCTGCCCCACGCGTGA
- a CDS encoding glycerate kinase produces the protein MRVVVAPDSFKGSLSAAEVAARVADGVRAARPDAVVTCLPMADGGEGTLEALLAAWDVTPQVIDTVDAIGRPRTARWATSPDGRTGVVELAEASGLPHVSDQPLQPLHAGTRGTGEVARAVLDAGVDEVLVCLGGSASTDGGAGILTGLGARLLDDDGADVPDGGEGLARVVRIDLDGLHPRARQVRWRLAVDVTNPLVGEHGAAHVFGHQKGANDGDAEYLDTALRHWADVLDRETGVRTHDLPGAGAAGGVPSGLVAVLGAETEQGAQLVAEAIGLPEALADADLVFTGEGSFDSQSVRGKVADGIARLAAASPAKPSVVVLAGQVLLPAPLAWEAGITAAFSIAPGPVELDDLLHRTPARLTDLAAQVTNLLGRSGS, from the coding sequence ATGCGTGTCGTCGTCGCCCCCGACTCCTTCAAAGGAAGCCTCAGCGCCGCCGAGGTCGCCGCCCGCGTCGCCGACGGCGTCCGCGCCGCCCGGCCCGACGCCGTCGTCACCTGCCTGCCCATGGCGGACGGGGGCGAAGGGACACTCGAGGCCCTCCTCGCGGCGTGGGACGTCACGCCCCAGGTGATCGACACCGTCGACGCCATCGGGCGCCCCCGCACCGCCAGATGGGCCACCTCGCCCGACGGCCGGACCGGCGTCGTCGAACTCGCCGAGGCCAGCGGCCTGCCGCACGTCAGCGACCAGCCGCTGCAGCCCCTGCACGCCGGCACCCGAGGCACGGGCGAGGTCGCCCGTGCCGTCCTCGACGCCGGGGTCGACGAGGTCCTGGTCTGCCTCGGCGGGTCCGCCTCGACCGACGGCGGCGCCGGGATCCTCACCGGCCTCGGCGCACGGCTCCTGGACGACGACGGCGCGGACGTGCCCGACGGCGGCGAAGGCCTCGCGCGGGTGGTCCGCATCGACCTCGACGGGCTGCACCCGCGGGCCCGCCAGGTGCGCTGGCGCCTCGCGGTCGACGTGACCAACCCGCTCGTGGGCGAGCACGGCGCCGCCCACGTGTTCGGGCACCAGAAGGGCGCGAACGACGGCGACGCCGAATACCTCGACACCGCGCTGCGCCACTGGGCCGACGTCCTCGACCGCGAGACCGGCGTGCGGACCCACGACCTGCCCGGCGCGGGCGCCGCCGGCGGTGTGCCGTCGGGCCTCGTCGCCGTGCTCGGCGCCGAGACCGAACAGGGGGCACAGCTCGTCGCCGAGGCGATCGGGCTCCCCGAGGCGCTCGCGGACGCCGACCTCGTCTTCACCGGGGAGGGGTCGTTCGACTCCCAGTCGGTGCGCGGCAAGGTCGCGGACGGCATCGCGCGCCTCGCCGCCGCGTCCCCGGCGAAGCCGTCCGTCGTCGTCCTGGCGGGGCAGGTGCTGCTGCCCGCGCCGCTGGCCTGGGAGGCGGGCATCACGGCCGCGTTCTCGATCGCGCCCGGGCCGGTGGAGCTGGACGACCTGCTCCACCGCACCCCGGCCCGCCTCACCGACCTGGCCGCGCAGGTCACCAACCTGCTCGGTCGCTCCGGTAGCTGA
- a CDS encoding putative protein N(5)-glutamine methyltransferase: MTSETEPLVSRLRAAGCVFAEEEALLLLEAAGADPERLERLARARIGGAPLEQVVGWAEFWGRRWTVAPGVFVPRRRSELLVAEALAHLRVRPGTRLPVPAGTDATGTAPPASGVVVDLCCGCGALGGSVALDLVNAGADVELHASDIDPVAAGCARRNLAGPAVEQGTGAGGLTVVVHDGDLDAPLPESLRGRVDVLLCNAPYVPTEAIALMPREARDHEPRLALDGGADGLGILRRAITAAPGWLRPGGVLLFETGHDQAEAAATAARRAGLTPRIASDETLGATAVVAAQG; encoded by the coding sequence GTGACGTCAGAGACCGAGCCGCTGGTTTCGCGGCTGCGCGCCGCCGGGTGCGTGTTCGCCGAGGAGGAGGCGCTCCTCCTCCTCGAAGCGGCCGGCGCCGATCCGGAACGGCTCGAACGGCTCGCCCGCGCCCGGATCGGCGGCGCTCCGCTGGAGCAGGTGGTCGGCTGGGCGGAGTTCTGGGGCCGGCGCTGGACGGTCGCGCCGGGCGTCTTCGTCCCGCGCCGCCGGTCCGAACTCCTGGTCGCGGAGGCGCTGGCCCACCTGCGCGTGCGGCCCGGGACGCGGCTCCCCGTCCCCGCCGGGACGGACGCGACCGGTACCGCCCCGCCCGCGTCCGGCGTCGTCGTCGACCTGTGCTGCGGGTGCGGCGCGCTGGGCGGATCGGTGGCGCTCGACCTGGTGAACGCCGGGGCCGACGTCGAGCTGCACGCCTCCGACATCGACCCCGTCGCCGCCGGGTGCGCGCGGAGGAACCTGGCCGGCCCCGCCGTCGAACAGGGCACGGGCGCCGGCGGGCTGACCGTCGTCGTGCACGACGGCGATCTCGACGCTCCCTTGCCGGAATCGCTCCGGGGCCGGGTCGACGTCCTCCTGTGCAACGCCCCCTACGTGCCGACCGAGGCCATCGCGCTCATGCCCCGCGAGGCCCGCGACCACGAGCCTCGCCTCGCGCTCGACGGCGGTGCGGACGGCCTCGGCATCCTCCGCCGCGCGATAACCGCCGCGCCCGGCTGGCTCCGCCCCGGTGGCGTGCTGCTCTTCGAGACGGGCCACGACCAGGCCGAGGCTGCCGCCACGGCGGCCCGCCGGGCAGGCCTCACACCACGCATCGCCTCCGACGAAACCCTCGGCGCGACGGCTGTGGTGGCCGCCCAGGGCTGA
- a CDS encoding MaoC family dehydratase gives MMQVTYGKLESLVGTVLGPGDWVEVTQERIDRFAAATEDPQWIHVDVERADAGPFGGTVAHGYLTLSLLPRLMRGLLVVDGVAMVVNAGSDRVRFLAPVRSGRRVRATAVVAAVAPGQRGTRVESEITVEIEGETKPALVARTLALHIPTEPGSPPSAD, from the coding sequence ATGATGCAGGTCACGTACGGAAAGCTGGAATCCCTGGTCGGGACGGTGCTCGGCCCCGGGGACTGGGTCGAGGTCACCCAGGAGCGCATCGACCGGTTCGCCGCGGCGACCGAGGACCCGCAGTGGATCCATGTCGACGTGGAGCGCGCGGACGCCGGGCCGTTCGGCGGGACGGTCGCGCACGGCTACCTGACGCTGTCCCTGTTGCCGCGCCTGATGCGCGGCCTGCTCGTGGTGGACGGCGTCGCGATGGTGGTCAACGCGGGATCCGACCGGGTGCGGTTCCTCGCCCCCGTCCGTTCCGGCAGACGGGTGCGCGCGACGGCGGTCGTCGCCGCGGTCGCACCGGGGCAGCGGGGCACGCGCGTCGAGAGCGAGATCACGGTCGAGATCGAGGGCGAGACCAAGCCGGCCCTGGTGGCTCGCACCCTGGCCCTCCACATCCCGACCGAACCCGGCAGCCCTCCCTCCGCGGACTGA
- a CDS encoding Glu/Leu/Phe/Val family dehydrogenase, with protein MTTTSATEAAEAAPVAPTTPAEAALPPAGSALDTAHAQLAAAVDILGYDDGLHTMLRMPRREMHVAVPLRRDDGTTEVLHGFRVQHNVSLGPGKGGLRYHPKVEIDEVRALAMWMTWKCGVVNLPYGGAKGGVAIDPRGYSTGELERVTRRYTSEIMPMIGPDNDIMAPDMGTDAQTMAWVMDTYSVAKGYTIPAVVTGKPLAVGGSLGRGTATSAGLVHVTAAALADSGVPLEGTTVAIQGFGKVGGHAAQIFAERGAKVVAVSDQYGGIRNAAGLDVPRLMVHLRDTGSVVGFDGADPITNAELLALDVDVLAPAAIEGVLDEHTAGRVRARWVVEGANGPTTEAGDTLLAKNGVIVVPDVLANAGGVVVSYFEWVQANQTYWWTEQEIAEKLEYRMHQAYRGVAELARREGLSLRDAAITIGVQKVAEAHQIRGLYP; from the coding sequence GTGACAACGACGTCAGCCACCGAGGCCGCTGAGGCCGCCCCGGTCGCTCCCACCACACCGGCCGAGGCGGCACTTCCGCCCGCCGGTTCGGCACTCGACACCGCGCACGCCCAGCTCGCCGCGGCGGTCGACATCCTCGGATACGACGACGGCCTGCACACCATGCTGCGGATGCCGCGCCGTGAGATGCACGTCGCGGTGCCGCTGCGCCGCGACGACGGCACCACCGAGGTGCTGCACGGATTCCGGGTGCAGCACAACGTGAGCCTCGGCCCGGGCAAGGGCGGTCTGCGGTACCACCCGAAGGTCGAGATCGACGAGGTCCGGGCCCTCGCCATGTGGATGACCTGGAAGTGCGGCGTCGTGAACCTGCCGTACGGCGGCGCCAAGGGCGGTGTCGCCATCGATCCGCGCGGCTACTCGACCGGAGAGCTGGAGCGCGTCACCCGCCGCTACACGTCCGAGATCATGCCGATGATCGGGCCGGACAACGACATCATGGCCCCGGACATGGGCACCGACGCCCAGACGATGGCATGGGTCATGGACACGTACTCGGTCGCCAAGGGCTACACGATTCCCGCCGTGGTCACCGGCAAGCCGCTCGCCGTGGGCGGGTCGCTGGGCCGCGGTACGGCCACGTCCGCGGGGCTGGTGCACGTCACGGCCGCCGCCCTCGCCGACTCCGGCGTGCCGCTCGAGGGCACCACCGTGGCGATCCAGGGCTTCGGCAAGGTCGGCGGCCACGCCGCCCAGATCTTCGCCGAGCGTGGCGCGAAGGTGGTCGCCGTCAGCGACCAGTACGGCGGCATCCGGAACGCCGCGGGGCTGGACGTCCCCCGCCTCATGGTGCACCTGCGCGACACGGGCTCCGTGGTCGGGTTCGACGGCGCCGACCCGATCACCAACGCCGAACTGCTCGCGCTCGACGTCGACGTGCTGGCCCCGGCCGCCATCGAGGGCGTGCTCGACGAGCACACCGCGGGCCGCGTCCGCGCGCGCTGGGTGGTCGAGGGCGCGAACGGTCCGACGACGGAGGCGGGCGACACCCTGCTCGCCAAGAACGGCGTCATCGTGGTGCCGGACGTGCTGGCGAACGCGGGCGGCGTCGTCGTCTCCTACTTCGAGTGGGTGCAGGCGAACCAGACGTACTGGTGGACCGAGCAGGAGATCGCGGAGAAGCTCGAGTACCGGATGCACCAGGCGTACCGGGGCGTGGCCGAGCTGGCGCGACGCGAGGGACTGTCGCTGCGCGACGCGGCCATCACGATCGGTGTGCAGAAGGTCGCGGAGGCCCACCAGATCCGCGGTCTCTACCCGTGA
- a CDS encoding LysR family transcriptional regulator, giving the protein MLDPRRLHLLRRLHQLGTVRAVADLLHMSPSSVSQQLATLEREAGAHLLERTGRRVRLTPVGLELARHATEILDHIESVEAEIAGLHSEPTGTVRVAAFTSVLHTILIPAVRSLRSTHPRIAVVLTEAEPSEALPALRRGEVDLAVSGDFEDSPEPSDPDLVRTPLTRDDVVLVVAEDATPPGMPAPGGAHDTVHLADLADATWAFEKPGAHLADLAERLCLRAGFRPRIAARCMSHGSLLRYVEAGLAVTLLPRLAVDSRYAVRILPFRDPLERDIHLVGRRAAMSRVAVREVAHAITRVTP; this is encoded by the coding sequence ATGCTCGACCCTCGGCGGCTCCACCTGTTGCGCCGGCTCCACCAGCTCGGCACCGTGCGCGCCGTGGCGGACCTGCTGCACATGAGCCCGTCGAGCGTCTCGCAGCAGCTCGCCACCCTGGAGAGGGAGGCCGGCGCGCACCTCCTGGAACGTACCGGGCGGCGCGTGCGGCTGACGCCGGTCGGGCTGGAACTGGCCCGCCACGCGACGGAGATCCTCGATCACATCGAGTCGGTCGAGGCCGAGATCGCCGGCCTGCACTCCGAGCCCACCGGCACGGTGCGGGTCGCGGCGTTCACCAGCGTGCTGCACACCATCCTGATCCCCGCGGTCCGGAGTCTGCGCTCCACGCACCCGCGGATCGCCGTCGTCCTGACGGAGGCGGAGCCGTCGGAGGCCCTGCCCGCGCTGCGCCGCGGCGAGGTCGACCTCGCGGTCAGCGGGGACTTCGAGGACTCCCCCGAGCCGTCCGACCCCGACCTTGTCCGTACGCCACTGACCAGGGACGACGTCGTTCTCGTGGTGGCCGAGGACGCGACGCCTCCGGGAATGCCGGCACCCGGTGGCGCCCACGACACCGTGCACCTGGCGGACCTGGCCGACGCGACCTGGGCGTTCGAGAAACCCGGGGCGCACCTGGCGGACCTGGCCGAGCGCCTGTGCCTGCGGGCCGGGTTCCGCCCACGGATCGCCGCGCGCTGCATGTCGCACGGATCCCTGCTGCGCTACGTGGAGGCCGGCCTGGCGGTGACGCTGCTGCCCCGCCTCGCCGTCGACAGCAGGTACGCCGTCCGGATCCTGCCGTTCCGCGATCCGCTGGAGCGGGACATCCACCTGGTGGGCCGGCGCGCCGCGATGTCACGGGTCGCGGTCCGCGAGGTCGCGCACGCGATCACGCGGGTCACTCCGTGA
- a CDS encoding biotin transporter BioY, with protein MTSLAFPLVPRTNPRRVLADLIPAESSRARAIARDVTLVVAVAAITALAAQIRVPIPGLPVPITGQTFAVLLGAAALGPLRGTAAQVLYVGVGLVGFPVYAGGGAGAEVLLGASGGYLIGFVAASAVVGALARRGLDRGVLGTVLAFAAGSAVIYAIGVPWLAVVAGMSPGEAFAAGAGVFLIGDAIKAALAGVLLPAAWRLARD; from the coding sequence ATGACAAGCCTTGCCTTTCCCCTGGTGCCGCGCACGAATCCGCGCCGCGTCCTCGCCGACCTGATCCCCGCGGAGTCGAGCCGCGCCCGCGCGATCGCCCGCGACGTCACGCTCGTGGTCGCCGTCGCCGCCATCACCGCGCTGGCCGCGCAGATCCGTGTCCCGATCCCGGGCCTGCCCGTCCCCATCACCGGCCAGACCTTCGCGGTGCTGCTCGGCGCCGCCGCACTCGGCCCGCTCCGCGGTACCGCCGCACAGGTCCTGTACGTGGGTGTGGGCCTGGTGGGCTTTCCGGTCTACGCCGGGGGCGGGGCCGGGGCCGAGGTGCTCCTCGGAGCGTCCGGCGGCTACCTGATCGGTTTCGTCGCGGCGAGCGCCGTCGTGGGCGCGCTGGCCCGGCGTGGCCTGGACCGTGGGGTGCTCGGTACCGTGCTGGCGTTCGCGGCCGGTTCCGCGGTGATCTACGCGATCGGCGTGCCGTGGCTGGCCGTCGTCGCCGGCATGTCCCCGGGTGAGGCCTTCGCGGCCGGCGCCGGCGTGTTCCTGATCGGCGACGCGATCAAGGCCGCCCTCGCGGGCGTCCTGCTGCCGGCCGCGTGGCGGCTGGCCCGGGACTGA
- a CDS encoding ferrochelatase, with the protein MPPTPQSAAATEAATSPATPAVGPYDALLLYSFGGPDKAEDVVPFLRNVTAGKGIPDERLEEVGEHYYQFGGKSPINEQNLALKAALEAELERRGIDLPVVWGNRNWAPYTTDAVDALERLGAKRAVALVTSAYSSYSGCRQYREDLAVTLRERGQLGAEGSTGVQFDKVRPYFNHPGFVQANIDAVADGYAALAAAGGAGDRARLVFVTHSIPDTMETASGLWHAPYSRQHESVAALVATAVSEKLGHDVAWDLAYCSRSGPPSQPWLEPDINDHLEALAADGVRDVVISPIGFISDHMEVAYDLDTEALATARELGITAVRAGTVGTREPFVRGLVDLVLERAALARGEKVVEDTAGDLPAVASACRTNCCLRRHEEPSGIPALCSEDMNQ; encoded by the coding sequence ATGCCCCCTACCCCGCAGTCCGCGGCAGCCACGGAGGCCGCGACGTCGCCCGCCACGCCCGCCGTCGGCCCCTACGATGCCCTCCTCCTGTACTCGTTCGGTGGCCCCGACAAGGCCGAGGACGTCGTCCCGTTCCTGCGGAACGTCACCGCGGGCAAGGGCATCCCCGACGAGCGGCTCGAGGAGGTCGGCGAGCACTACTACCAGTTCGGCGGCAAGAGCCCGATCAACGAGCAGAACCTCGCGCTCAAGGCCGCGCTCGAGGCGGAGCTCGAACGGCGCGGCATCGACCTGCCCGTCGTCTGGGGCAACCGGAACTGGGCCCCCTACACCACCGACGCGGTCGACGCGCTGGAGCGGCTCGGCGCGAAGCGCGCCGTCGCACTCGTGACGTCCGCCTACAGCAGCTACTCCGGCTGCCGCCAGTACCGCGAGGACCTCGCGGTGACGCTGCGGGAGCGCGGGCAGCTCGGGGCCGAGGGCTCCACCGGCGTGCAGTTCGACAAGGTCCGCCCGTACTTCAACCACCCGGGCTTCGTGCAGGCCAACATCGACGCCGTGGCGGACGGATACGCCGCCCTCGCCGCCGCCGGGGGTGCCGGGGACCGGGCACGCCTCGTCTTCGTGACGCACTCGATCCCCGACACCATGGAGACGGCGTCCGGCCTGTGGCACGCGCCCTACTCGCGGCAGCACGAGAGCGTGGCCGCACTCGTCGCCACGGCGGTCTCCGAGAAGCTCGGGCACGACGTCGCGTGGGACCTCGCCTACTGCTCCCGCTCGGGCCCGCCGAGCCAGCCGTGGCTCGAGCCCGACATCAACGACCACCTCGAGGCGCTCGCCGCCGACGGCGTTCGCGACGTCGTGATCTCGCCGATCGGCTTCATCAGCGACCACATGGAGGTCGCCTATGATCTCGACACCGAGGCCCTCGCCACGGCGCGGGAGCTCGGCATCACGGCAGTGCGCGCAGGAACCGTCGGCACGCGCGAGCCGTTCGTCCGCGGGCTGGTGGACCTCGTGCTGGAGCGCGCCGCGCTCGCCCGCGGCGAGAAGGTCGTCGAGGACACGGCGGGAGACCTGCCGGCGGTGGCCTCGGCGTGCCGGACGAACTGCTGCCTGCGGCGCCACGAGGAGCCCAGCGGCATCCCCGCACTCTGTTCGGAGGACATGAACCAGTGA